In the Oncorhynchus keta strain PuntledgeMale-10-30-2019 chromosome 29, Oket_V2, whole genome shotgun sequence genome, one interval contains:
- the LOC118362053 gene encoding b(0,+)-type amino acid transporter 1-like isoform X2 → MAAKTQKLSLKREVGLIGAISFIAGTMMGSGIFMSPQSVLVNIGSPGASLVIWAACGLLATLGSLCYAELGTVISESGAEYIYILRIFGQVVAFMFVFSFVIVMRPASATGIALSFAEYVVAPFYHDCTPPELVVKCVAAAGILVLAIVNSMNVRLAMFIQVFSMVIKLVALAVIIIGGVVLLFKGNTENFEDSFKGTNVEISSIGISLYQGLWSYDGWNTLNYVTEELKRPEVNLPRAVIIAIPMVTMLYLLVNVSYLAVMTPRELMSSNAVAVTWGNKVLGSWGWVMSIAAALSAFGSLNGTFFSGGRVCFVAAREGHMPDILSMAHVNRLTPSPALIFTTTISLLVLIPGDFQSIVNFFSFTAWFFYAITLSGLLYLKIKKPELPRPYRVPIVIPILVIIAAIFLVLAPIIDNPAIEYLYVTLFIFSGVLVYVPFIHFKLCPGLLEKVTVFLQLFLEVAPADKNL, encoded by the exons ATGGCAGCTAAAACACAGAAACTCAGCTTGAAGCGTGAAGTGGGGCTTATTGGTGCTATCTCATTCATTGCCGGGACCATGATGGGATCTGGAATTTTTATGTCCCCTCAGTCTGTGCTGGTCAACATAGGAAGCCCAGGAGCCAGCCTGGTGATCTGGGCAGCCTGTGGTCTGCTGGCCACGTTGGGTTCCCTCTGCTATGCTGAACTGGGCACTGTCATTTCTGAATCTGGGGCAGAGTACATATATATTCTGCGGATATTTGGCCAAGTAGTTGCCTTCATGTTTGTCTTTAGCTTCGTCATTGTGATGAGACCTGCCAGTGCAACAGGGATAGCACTGAGCTTTGCTGAATATGTAGTGGCTCCTTTCTACCATGACTGTACCCCTCCAGAGCTGGTGGTCAAGTGTGTggctgcagcagggattttggtgTTAGCAATTGTGAACAGTATGAATGTACGTCTGGCTATGTTCATCCAGGTATTTTCCATGGTGATCAAGCTGGTGGCCTTGGCAGTGATAATTATTGGAGGTGTGGTGCTGCTTTTCAAGGGGAACACTGAAAACTTTGAGGATTCCTTTAAAGGGACCAATGTGGAAATCAGTTCCATTGGGATTTCTCTTTATCAGGGCCTGTGGTCCTATGATGGCTGGAACACTTTGAATTATGTCACAGAAGAACTAAAACGGCCTGAG GTAAATCTGCCCAGGGCAGTTATAATTGCCATCCCCATGGTAACCATGCTGTATCTACTAGTCAATGTGAGCTACCTGGCTGTCATGACGCCAAGAGAACTGATGTCGTCGAATGCAGTGGCTGTCACCTGGGG GAATAAGGTGCTCGGGAGCTGGGGATGGGTGATGTCTATCGCAGCCGCTTTGTCTGCTTTCGGCTCCCTGAATGGAACATTCTTTAGTGGCGGCCGGGTGTGCTTTGTGGCTGCAAGAGAGGGACACATG CCTGATATTCTGTCCATGGCCCATGTGAATCGACTGACCCCCTCTCCAGCCCTGATCTTCACCACGACTATCTCACTCCTGGTTCTCATCCCTGGTGACTTTCAGAGCATTGTCAACTTCTTCAG TTTCACTGCCTGGTTCTTCTATGCAATCACTCTGTCTGGGCTCCTCTACCTCAAGATCAAGAAACCTGAACTTCCCAGGCCATATAGG GTTCCCATTGTAATCCCCATCTTGGTCATCATCGCAGCAATTTTCCTTGTGCTGGCACCTATAATTGACAACCCCGCGATAGAGTACCTCTATGTCACCTTGTTTATCTTTAGTGGTGTTTTGGTTTATGTACCCTTCATCCACTTCAAACTGTGCCCTGGACTGTTGGAGAAAGTCACTGTGTTCCTGCAACTCTTCCTAGAGGTGGCCCCAGCAGACAAAAATCTATGA
- the LOC118362053 gene encoding b(0,+)-type amino acid transporter 1-like isoform X1: MAETETERIQLKRELGLVSAVSLVAGTMIGSGIFMSPQFVLSYIGSPGASLIIWALSGLVVMLGALSYAELGTIIKESGGDFIYILRIYGQFPAFFVAFTFLLVVKPASIAAISLSFAKYAVAPFYQDCSPPQLIVKCAAVAAIMVVAMANILNVRLAMRIQVVFLVAKLFALMVIVIGGIVIIAQGNVAVQQNAFDGTNLGLSSIGMAFYQGLWSFAGWYNLNYVTEELKRPEVNLPRAVIIAIPMVTMLYLLVNVSYLAVMTPRELMSSNAVAVTWGNKVLGSWGWVMSIAAALSAFGSLNGTFFSGGRVCFVAAREGHMPDILSMAHVNRLTPSPALIFTTTISLLVLIPGDFQSIVNFFSFTAWFFYAITLSGLLYLKIKKPELPRPYRVPIVIPILVIIAAIFLVLAPIIDNPAIEYLYVTLFIFSGVLVYVPFIHFKLCPGLLEKVTVFLQLFLEVAPADKNL, from the exons ATggcagaaacagaaacagagaggattcAACTGAAGCGCGAGTTGGGTTTAGTCAGTGCTGTGTCATTGGTAGCAGGAACCATGATTGGATCGGGAATATTCATGTCCCCTCAGTTTGTGCTGTCTTACATTGGAAGTCCAGGGGCAAGCCTGATCATTTGGGCATTGTCTGGCCTTGTAGTCATGCTGGGGGCACTCTCATATGCTGAGCTAGGAACCATTATTAAAGAATCAGGGGGGGACTTTATCTACATTCTTCGAATCTATGGACAGTTTCCTGCCTTCTTTGTGGCCTTCACCTTCCTACTAGTGGTGAAACCAGCCAGCATTGCAGCAATATCCCTCAGTTTTGCAAAATATGCTGTGGCACCTTTCTACCAAGACTGTTCTCCTCCTCAGCTAATAGTGAAGTGTGCTGCTGTTGCAGCCATCATGGTTGTAGCCATGGCAAACATCTTGAATGTACGTTTAGCCATGAGAATTCAGGTGGTCTTCTTGGTGGCTAAGCTATTTGCATTGATGGTTATAGTAATTGGAGGGATAGTGATAATTGCACAGGGAAATGTTGCTGTACAACAAAATGCTTTTGATGGTACGAACTTGGGTTTGAGCTCCATAGGGATGGCTTTTTACCAAGGCCTCTGGTCCTTTGCTGGCTGGTACAACTTGAACTACGTGACAGAAGAGTTGAAAAGACCTGAG GTAAATCTGCCCAGGGCAGTTATAATTGCCATCCCCATGGTAACCATGCTGTATCTACTAGTCAATGTGAGCTACCTGGCTGTCATGACGCCAAGAGAACTGATGTCGTCGAATGCAGTGGCTGTCACCTGGGG GAATAAGGTGCTCGGGAGCTGGGGATGGGTGATGTCTATCGCAGCCGCTTTGTCTGCTTTCGGCTCCCTGAATGGAACATTCTTTAGTGGCGGCCGGGTGTGCTTTGTGGCTGCAAGAGAGGGACACATG CCTGATATTCTGTCCATGGCCCATGTGAATCGACTGACCCCCTCTCCAGCCCTGATCTTCACCACGACTATCTCACTCCTGGTTCTCATCCCTGGTGACTTTCAGAGCATTGTCAACTTCTTCAG TTTCACTGCCTGGTTCTTCTATGCAATCACTCTGTCTGGGCTCCTCTACCTCAAGATCAAGAAACCTGAACTTCCCAGGCCATATAGG GTTCCCATTGTAATCCCCATCTTGGTCATCATCGCAGCAATTTTCCTTGTGCTGGCACCTATAATTGACAACCCCGCGATAGAGTACCTCTATGTCACCTTGTTTATCTTTAGTGGTGTTTTGGTTTATGTACCCTTCATCCACTTCAAACTGTGCCCTGGACTGTTGGAGAAAGTCACTGTGTTCCTGCAACTCTTCCTAGAGGTGGCCCCAGCAGACAAAAATCTATGA